CAACCATTCATTTTGGTGAAGACGATGCTCGCACTCTCTCTTTCATGTGTCGTGATGAGTTCTTTGAAGTGCCCTAGAGATCTTTGTGCAATGCTCTCGGCTATGATGATGTCGGTCTCACTGGGAATGGAGGCATTCGTCCTCATGACCGTGCCCGTTCCATGCCTAAGGAGAAGCTTGCTCCTATGTATATTCATGGGCGTGGCATCATTGGTGAGTCCAAGGATCTTGAGAAAGTATATGATATCATGCACCGTGTGTTTCGTGATGTGCCTCTCCCCAAGGATGGAAATCAGGATGATATTTATTGGTACCTAGTTGATTTTCTTGTTTCTATGAAGACTCAAGTGGGCTCTGGTGCTACTATTGATGTGTCCAAGTGGCTATGGGAGGAGATGTATAGCATAGTCATCTACCGTAAGGTTCCCACCTATGCTCCCTTTGTCATGTGCTTTCTGAACTTAGTTTGGGCTGTTCGTCGTCCTGGAGAGCCTCTCACCTCACCAGATAACCTCACCGTGCATGAGGTCAAGCAACTTAAGAAGAAAAAGCATGTCGAGCCCCGCTTTCCTGCGGATGACCCCGAGGATGTTTATGCCACTTCAGATGATGAGGATTTCGAGATGGAGGCGGGTGCCAAGCCCTCCTGGGTGACTAAGCTCACCGCTAAGGTGAAGAAGACTTTTTTCCTCCAGTATCACATTCAGAAGAGGTTGTATGAGGTGCATGTGAATGAGAAGCTTGCTCGATGCCGACAGATTGCCATGATGAAGCACCTCAACATGCCAGTGAAGAGTGGATCCGAAAAGAGCATCACTCCAGAGGACAAGTGGATATGTGAGCAGAGCACATGGACTGATGATGAGGCCTCTGGCCATCCTGCTACTTCCACTTCTGCTGCTGATGATGATGTCATCGAGGATGATGAGGAGACTGAACATGGTGATCCTGATGAGATTGAGGAGTCATAGGAGGACTACTGAGCTCTAGGGCGTTAGCATCGCTCTTTTCCTTTTTGGTGTcttgatgccaaagggggagagtgTTCTATTAGGTCTCAGGATTTGCATGGGATGTGTTTCATTTTGCTTCGGGTTGAGGGTTGAACTTGAACTTCTATTTGCTTTCCTTTAAAGTGTGAACCTTGTGGTGCGACTCTTGCATGGTGTGAGACATGCATTCCCTATCTATCCTATCATATTTTCATTAAGGTCTTTACGCTCTACATGTATGCTTATTGTCTATCTTCTCAGTTTTTTTGTATTGGTTGGTCTATAAAATCTAGGGGGAGCATTCATCCTAATGTGTGACtagcattccaaaagcaaatcaAAAcagtgcacacatctagggggagcccgacTACATTTTCTAGACTTCCAGTGCAAATCTTGTAGTTGTCAttatccaccaaaaagggggagattgttagggCATTTCTCATCTTTGTGTTTTGGTGATGATGACAACTCTCTTTGTGGTCTAATCGTGTGCCAAGTTCTTTAGGTACTCTATGATTGGGTACAAGACGATTAGACATTCCCTCCGGAAGGAAAAGATCGAAGACGGTGTTCTCTGTGTGTTTATTTCTTTGGTCGTAGCGAAcccatactattaagagggaatcCACTTCGGAAAATATTGGGTGAATCAATGCACGTACACATCTCTCTTCACCCACCATTTCCTTCTGTTCGAGTAGAGAGAGGTCTCCATTTCCTTCCAAACCAGTGGTTTACTCTCCAAGCGGTTGTCGTATGGGTGGTTGTACCGCCTGCCCAGTTAAATTGGCACAGCCACCGCCCCTGGGGTGATACCCTGGGGTTGCTACTCCCAGGTACATGCCCAATGGTTGTACTGCTGCCCCCGGGCAGTGGTACCTCCTCCGCTCTGTGAAAACTAGGGGGTCCTTCACGGGCGGTTGTACCGGCCAGGTACCGCCCAACCACCGGACTCGGTTCTGTGATGGGGAGATCCTTGGGCGGTGGTGGCCTGGTTGTCCCAGTTATGCTCTGCTAACCGGTACTACTGGTGACCGGGGCAGTTCTACCGCTCTGGACTTAGTCGCCTCTGCATCTTGAGCCAGGCGGTAGCTCCGGTGCAACTACCGCTCGACCATCGCCATAGGGGTGCTTCCCTCCTGTTCTGGGCGGTTGTTGGGCGGTAGGCGAGCGGATGGTCCAGTTACTCGATGGAACCGATACTACCACTCCTACGTCCGGTTGTACCACTTGTTAGGGTTCCTGCAGCTTACCCGTGAATCCCGGTTGTACCGGGGTCATGAGCGGTTGTACTGCTACAGTGTAAAATCTGCTGTGACGATTGGAAAATGGGGGTCCCTATATAAAAGGGGTTCTTCGACCTACCTCCTTAcctcttgcctctctctctctcctccattaaTGCCCTTCAAGCTTTCTTGCCCGGTCTGTCTCCCTAGCcactcaaacttgttgatttgctagggattgaaggaggagacctagatctacacttccaccaaaggaaatttgattcccccatactttcttgtgtggattttgttactcttgggtgtttgagcactcTAGATGGTTGAGTTCATCTCGGAGCCACATTCCAGTGTGGTGAAGCTCCATGGTATCGCTGGGAGCATGCAATtcagttgtggagagagccccaaccatgtttgtaaaggtccagtcaccgccttcaagggcaccactagtTGAATCACGGCATCTCTcgttgtgtgagggcgtgaggagaatacggtggtcCTAGTGACTttttggggagcattgtgcctccacaccgctccaacggagacgtacttcctctcaaagggaaggaacttcggtaacacatcctcgtctccacttgtggttatctcttacctttactttgtgcaagcttCGATTGTGGTGTATCATTTGCttgctcttgttgttgttgttatcaTCATCATACAGGTTGCTCGCCTAGTTgcacatctagacaacctatttggTGTTAACCCTAATTTgttaagaaaagctaaaaatttgTAGTTGCCTATTAACCgtccccctctagtcaaccatatcgatcctttcactaggttttgagatgagatggtgctattgaagatgttgatgaagattggcctccccaagatgagagggttgttggtgatgacgatggcttcgatttccccctcccggagggaagttccccggcagaatcgctccaccggagggcaaaagtgctcctgcccaagttccacctcgagacggcggcgctccatcctgaaagtcctctccttattttttctaggtcaaaagaccttatgtaccagaagatgggcaccagaggtgggccagggcccccactacccaccagggcgcgcctggaggggctggcgccctggtgcctagtgggcacctGGGTTGCCCCCTCTGGTATATCTTTATTCcaatatattttttatatttcAAAACAATTCTCTGTAAAATTTCatctcatttggagatgtgcagaataggtatatctggcgtagctttttcaggtccagaattctagCTGTCGGTATTCTCCCCCTTTGTGTAAACCTtacatattatgagagaaaaggcattagaattactccataaattGTTATATTGCATAAAAACACTATAAATagtagtaggaaaacatgatgcaaaatggacgtatcattgcTATAGACTCCATCACCACAAAGTTTGATCATCATTTTAATGAGGTATCTTCAAAGCTGGTCCAGAACTTCTCTTGTCTTGACCCAAGAGACTCATTTTCTAGGTTCAATGTGGAAAAGCTTGAGACTCGCAGAGATTTATCAAGAGTATTTCTCTAAGTATGAACGCGAACACAGAAGATAACCTTGAGCTATTCATTATTCATATGAGAAGAATTGAAGACTTGTCATGATATTGCAATCCTAAAAGATAGTTGAACTTGAACGGCATGTCATGTTTCCTATGGTTTATCGCCTCGTCGAGTTGGCATTGCTACTACCGGTAATGAGGACAATAGCTGAAAGAGCATTCTCAGCAATGAAAATCATTCAGACCGAGCTGTGCAACATGATGTTCGGTGGCTGGTTTAACTATTTGATGGTGTGTTACATTGAGCGAGGAGGGATATTCAAAAGTCTTCATCATGGTAAAATTAAGGAAGATTTTTGAAATGATGTTAGGGCATTGCCATTGCCTGGGTCTTCTAGAGATCATTCAAAGTTTCATTATCGGTATGTTTCAGATTCTCAAGTAAAATTTCTCGTTGCGTTGCATTAGTGGGATTTGTTATGCCTTGTGAAAATATTTTAGGCTATTTTTTGAACATGCGTGAGATttatatgccggctcagtctctcgagGGTGCTCATAGAGGTAGGGTGTGCGTGCATTCATAAGGATGAGTGTATGGGcatatatatgagcgcttgcgtctatactgtgttaaaaaaatacacGGGCCACAAATGTACAATAGTGATCTTCACACGTCGTGTCCATCTATCTGATGATGTAGTAGTAAATTGACAGCTAAAAAATGACCGAGGTCTAACACAAAAACGGCCGGGTTTCCATGCATGTATACCCCCAGGCGGCGACGCGGGATATAACAGTGCGGTTTCATATGATCCAATATTAATTTATCGCATAATTTTTTGGATATTCTCTTTTTTCCGTAGTCACTTCTAATTACAGGATTAATAATATCTGTTTTTAGCGTCGCCGTTGCTCTTTTTATACTCTAACCTCAAGCCTTCCTTTCACATCTTACGAGCTTCCCTCTCCTTCGTTGACCTAACTAAATCCGTGAGCATTAGACACTTAGACACTAGCCGAGTGACACCGCGGAGGCCATGGACGTCAAGTACCCCAACGGCTCCGTCAAGAAGGTGAGGCAGGCGGCCGTGGCGCCGGGGGTGGAAGAGGTGACGTACATGGAGTGTGGCAGAAACCACGCACTGGCTAGCGGTGGGCACGTCATGGACGGCTGCGGGGAGTGGATGCCTTTGGGGGACCACAACCCCGCCGACGCGTCGTCGTACAAGTGTGCGGCCTGTGGCTGCCACCGCAACTTCCACCGCAAGGTGATGATGAagaggtcgccgccgccgccgccgcccatggTGGCGACCGTGCTCCATGGCCTGCCGCAGCGCAGGGAGGAGACGCTGGAGGACCAGCTCCCGGGCGTCGACTCTGACACCGACTCGGATGGCACGGAGTATGACTCGGATGCCACCGAGTACGACTCGGAAGGCACGGAGTATGACGACGAGCGCTCCGTGTCCCGACCACTGCAGCCTCCACCCGCGTACCATCCGGCGCCGGTGGCGTAGCAGCCGCCGGCGTGCATCTCTTCGGCGCGACACAGTCGCCCGCTAGGGGAATTGCAGATCCAGAGGCTCACCGCCCAGCGCTTGCCGGCGACGGCGCCACCGCCCCATGGGGTTATTTCGAAGAGGAAGCGATCCCGCACCATGTTCACCGCCGACCAGAAGTTGCGGATGCAGGAGCTGTCGGAGCACCTGGGGTGGCGTCTGCAGAAGCGCGACAAGGACATCATCGAAGCAAGGTGCCACGACATCGGCGTCAGCAAGAACGTCTTCAGGAACTGGATGAACAACAAGAAGCGCAAGTACCCCAACGGCCACAACGCCTCCGGTGCAGCCTCCTCCGCCGTCTGACCATCCCGTCTCCGTCTCCCCTCACCACCGTCACACCACTAGTGCTAGAATAAATCTTGTCTGTGCGTCTAGTTTCTCTGCCATGGCAACATTCAGCTACCATGGAAGCATTTATCCGTTCCGCTGCCATGGGATGTTTTTCGGCTGCCATGACAAGCCTTTTCTATGTTAATGTTTTTTGCTGGTAGGCTCAACTACTTTGAGCGATTTTCGTGGCGCGCTCGATCCGTTCGTGAGATGTCACGAACCTGTCGGGGTCGTGGGCGTTGCAAGTTTCCCTTGTACCAGAATAAAAGGAGGTGAAAGAAATGAGAAAAGTCGCAATTGCACGCGCTGCAGAAAACTCTCTGTGTCTCtttgttcttcgtgttcatcgagCGAGTGTGAgctgtttgtgtgtgagaggagATTGCCGCAATTGGCATCGGAGCCTTCTTGTGTGACGACCATACAACCCCTCTCGGCAACACCGTGGGCTAAGATCACCAGTGCCGACGAAGAGTCGTGGTGGATCGTGAAGACTAGGGTGGTGTGCGAGAGTGGGGGAGGCACGCCCTGTCCCATGCCCACTTGTACCAGCTACAAACATTAGGCCCTCCTGATGCAAGTGATGCTCGAGGGCCGCTGGGAGGCGATCGAGATCGGCACCACCATCCGAAGCGACAGCCGGCTAGCCCCTAAGGTAGTCTTCCATGGTGTTCCACTGGAAATAATGACGATACTCACCACCAAGCTCACGGCCAAGGACACCTGGGACACCCTGAGGACGATCCGCCTTGGAGTGGCACACGTCTACGAGGCCACGCTCGCGACACTGTCCAGGCATTACAGCGACATCCGATTCATCAACTGCGAGATGGTGGAAACTTTGCCATGCGCATCACAGGCATGATGGTACAAATGGTGCAGCTCAATGAGACGACCCGGGAGAAGCGTGTTGTTCGTAAGTTCCTATGCGTTGATCCTAAGAAGTACTCACAGATTGCCCTGTTAATCGAGTCGCTCGTCGACCTCGACACACTCACCGTCGAGGAGTTTACGGGATGCCTGGAGGTCGCAGAGGAAGCAGTTCAAAATAAACCAGATCGACAATGTCGTGGGTCGGTTGTTCCTTAATATGTTTCAAGCATATCTATAATTGTTATATGATTCATGCTATATTGCTAACAATTACATACACTTTGGACATACTTTGTATCAACTTTTATTGGACTAATATATTAATcaagtgccaagtgctagttcttttttttgccttttttcaCTTTTAGGAAATCCCTATAAAAATCGAAGGAAAATAATTCAAAAATAGTTCGGGCAGTTTCACATCAAAAGAAGATCCAGGAGCCAAGGCCCGGCCCCAAGGGCCTCCTCCAGTGTGTAGGCAGCTAGCGATGGTGCCCTGGGCCTCTGGGCGCCTACGGCCTGGGGCATCCTCCCACGTGGATCCGGCGCCCGATAGTCTTTATATACCGCCAAAGTCCTATCCTAACTACCGATGATTTTTTCGGCGTGTCCACATTGCTTTTCTGAGGCGTTCTTCGTTTTCTCTCTGATTTGGCATTCTGCAAAGGGGTGAACCTTCATCTTCAACCTGTACATCAACTATTGCTACTCTCATCATGATCTAGGAGTAGTTCCCATTTAAGGCTGCCGATTTGTGCTAGTAGTTGTGTGTCATGTATCTCTTCTTGATCGTAAGAATTGCCACCATGATTAAGATCTTTTGCATTGATGATTAGTTGAATTGTATGATGTACCTCGTGTGATGAGTACCTTTATGGATCAAATCTTGTTCATGTGATATTCTTGAACTTAAGAAGTTAATGAGAACCCAAatctccaagagtaacaagtgtTGGTGAAGAACGAGTTGACATGAGAGGGTCTTGTGGAAGTGTATATCGAGTGAACTTTTTCTAGACCCCAAAGAATCAAAGTGTTTGGGTGGAGGGATAGGAAGTAATCGATCTTTTATGGTTTGGGAACAGTAGAGCAAGATCAAGTCAAATGTTGGAGTTGAGAGGTGGTAGAACGAGGGCCAAATTGACCGTGTTCTGGAGGGGAACCTGGGTGCCCCGGTTATGTGCCCTTGTGTCCAGGATGTTTAGAGCGCcatccactagtagaaaagggggcttttgtcccggttggtaagggcctttagtcccggattttgaaccgggactaaagggtcgttacgagccaaccgggactaaaggaaattttatgatatttttttgaaagttttttttgcgaattttttttattttcaaatttctgaattattttaacctctaatctctaatcaccacccctcatcactgctcaatttatcctctaatctctaatcacccctcatcatttcaaatcatctaacttcccggacggtcacccatcctctcactactccagcctgagcacgcttaacttccgggttctattctccctcgtttccaagtctgcacttgttgttttcctgacaatagtaagatgtcaattctattaaccctcaggaatttagcttgagcatgaagtgacacatttcactgtttgagtttgaaactattgttttaaaaaacaataattatttagtaacactaatatttctggaataattagtttgaccactgtttgaccacagtttgaccagatttgaccaaaattcaaaaaaactgaaataattatttagtaacactaatattctagaataattagtttgaccattgtttgaccacaatttgaaattttttgaatttttttgcctctccagatcttaaaagccccgtatctttttttctgttaggtttttgaggattttgaaaatgtttaacaaagttcccccggttaaattcgcatgtaacttttcgagtagatgatttttcatataaaaaactttttcatccgagttcgtatgcaaaagttaggcccattttaagaaattccagagagattttgcaaataaagtcgaaattcatatttcttaattttcccaacaactagaccacatatcacatgggaaacttattttattttattttttgacatttccatcattttcttttgttttttctaaaactgaaaaggcggtccacgggggggggggggggggggggggtagagtttgatgggccctttagtaccggttcgtgccatgaaccggtactaatgcctcaaagcccattagtaccgattggtggcaccaaccgggactaaaggacctttagtcccggttggtgccaccaaccggtactaatgggcatcgcaccctttagtcccggttcgtggcaccaaccgggactaaagggcccaggtgaaccaggactaatgccttagctgcatgaaccgggaccaatgctcacattagtcccggttcgtgactgaaccgggactaatgtgaatattgccctgtgacgaaagccctgttttgtactagtgatCACACAGGAGGCTGTGAGTGCCCAGAGTATGGACTTTGGGTGCCATTGGTATCTAGTAGGATAAAACCCACTCTAGGGACCCATGGGTTTACGGCCCTCGAGAGCCGGTCTATCCAGAGAACCTTCCTCTTGTGATCTGGGGACTCCGGCTACCCAGAAGTCCGCGAGTCTAGAGACCCAGGGTGTCCAGAAACCCTCTCACCATTTCGAGGAGCAGGTCCATGTACGTGAGGGACCCGAGGTATCAACAATTGCAAATACGGCATATGGTTTTACCCTACTCCCTCTGGTcatttttagtctgcatataattTTTGTCATGGACTATATAAgaatgttcattaaataatttaaaaaaaaagtgAGTACAAACACTTCTATACATGAGTTTATTATTAATAACGCACGAATATTCGAATCTAACTTTTATTATTATGACTAACATTTAGAGAAGTTTTACATTCCTTTAGAAAAGAAAAACATGTGCTAAATGGGCCACTGGTTGCAGTCCATCTAAGCAACACAAGTCTTTTTATTTACAATTCATTTGTCAGAGAGGGCAAAGTTTGTATAGAAATGTTGTTTGTGTACTGGTCAACGCAGCTTGTCTTGGAGCTGCAAGTCAGGTTCGACTCCGTCGTGTAAagtttttatttttaattttccTTGTATACTGACAGACAGGACCCATTAGTTATATTATTCAAGTGATAAAGTTTCGTCGCTACAAGTGGGCGCCATGCCACGTCAAACGAATCTGATGTCATGTCAACGCACTATATAGCTACATAATAGATTAACACCGTATTTGCATGCGCGTGCCAAGTTTTAGGACCACTTCAGCGTATTTTTCAAGTTCATGCACTAAACTGAACAACCATGGCAAGTTCAGACACCACCGATGCAATTACCTCTTTTTTTAGAAAGTTCAAAATTTCCCAAATGTTCATGAATTATTAAAAAAAGGTTCATGATTTTAGATTTTTTTCATGGATCACCATAGGAGCCCCcaaggtggagcattgggaggggcCTAAGACCAATGGAAAAAAGACAGACTATCGGATTTGTTCATGGATCACCATAGGAGCCCCCAAGTTCACGTGCGAATAGGACCAGCCACATTGCACAATCAATCCGCTCCCTGCCATGTGGGGCCATGAACGTGGAAAGTACCTCAATGCATCACGATGCTCCATTTAGTGGGAGTTTAAAATATTTAGAGACTAGACAATGAAATCAAACACAAGACACCATTGTCTAAAATTAGAAGCTTCGATGTGATACCTACAAATTCTCAAGCTCATGTCATGTGTAATCAGGAGACTAAACCCAAGTAACAATGTTTGTCAAGCTTGCATATGAATTTGTGTACAAATAGGATGTAGAAAGGGGTATGCATTTTTATATGCTTCTAAAAGTAGTAAAAGAACTAAAACATGCAATATATTATAATTATATAATGTGATAGCAGCGAGAACATTTTCTATGGATAGAATCCGTAAACCTAGGAATCCATTTCCAAAATCTTCCTTTTGCTAGGTGACTTCTGTAATGATTTGTAGACTTTTGTATTGATGTCATttacaaaaaaatgaaacaaggaGCTTCCTCATTGATTTTATTAAGAAATTGATGGTTTTCTTATAAAACTCAAATCCAAACATAAAAACAACATTGCATGCAACAAGGAAACTTAAAACGGTGAAACTTCATCCAAGCATCACTCCTACTCACAGTTTTAACTAGGCCATGTAGCATTTGGAAGAGCAAcgtgctaagccatttaatgacACTTAGTGCACTAACACTTCTACCGCTATTTGCTATAGCCAACTATTTAAAACTTTGCTCCTACTTAACAACTACAACAGAGTTAGAAAGGCCTCTGAATCACATCACCCTTACATTAAGAAGAAGTTTGAAGACCAAATTAGGCAACATGCCCCATCAACAAGTGGTCCTGCATCTGTGACGGATTCCAACCATGGCTCCTTACATAGTCGTCTTGCACCACGTTGCTGATCATCAGGGTCACCTACTCAATTCTTCCTTTCTCTTGGCTTTTGGTATATTGTTTTTAGAGGTTGCCTTCCACGTAGCAAGTGCAATCATGTCACCATCTTTCTGGCCTTTGAACCTTTCGTATCTTCTAACAGTTACAACATTGGACCCATGAGCTGCTCCAGCTTTCCCCAGCCCGTGCCTTCTCGATCTTGGTATTAAAAGATTCTTGTGACTCCATCTCATCTTCCCCTTCCTCCTAATAGAAATGCAATGACATTCTCTTTGACACATACATCTTCTCCCCCAGTTTACTTCTCCAAAATTTCCTTATTTTCACCGCCAAGATCTTATGACCTTTGATATTGATTCACTTGTGAGAGGGAGGAGAATTTAGCAACATTGAGCATGACCGTGTCAAAATTTGGCATTATAACTGCCCCTTGCTCAAATAAGACCACGACATGGAAATCATTTCACTTGTTTTCATCCATGAACTCAGCTTCATCTCCAGCCTTATGCTTTTTTTGCGTCCAGACAGGAGTTCCTCTTACCATTCTGACCCTCATCATGCACCAATTGCCAAATTCAACAACAAGCTCAATCTCATAatacatatcacacatgcataaAACTGATATAAGGCTTCACATAATATTCCAAAGTCAAAGCAAACATTTTTCAGATTATGAAGAATTTGCATGTCTACACTATCTCTTTTGAAAAAGAAGGATTACCTCCGACCTCTGCATCGAGCGATACACACAACCATCTTTATTGCATTATTCAATAAGGTCTTACAAAATAAATACATAGATCAATCCAAAATCACCTTCCTCGCAAAATTGTCGCCCTACCTACAAGATTGATGATGTGCCTTAACAGTGCGTCACGCACACCAAAAAATTCGGTGGCCTCACCAAGCCGCCCGCCAGCAAGCCGGGAGCACCAACCGGTCTAGCAGACCTTCAATGTGCACCACATGCGCATGTTGTAGAATTCGTCGCCACCTTCTTCCACAGTCCCATCTTTAGGATCAATCAATGCACTGGTCTTGTTAGACCCTTCTGTCGTTGACGCCGTCACTATGCCAAACAGAACATGCCTTCTGCACGCGCCCATTGAACGGTATCCAGCATCGAGATCCTGCTGCACCTTGCCGCCAAGACTCGTCATCGTCA
The Aegilops tauschii subsp. strangulata cultivar AL8/78 chromosome 3, Aet v6.0, whole genome shotgun sequence genome window above contains:
- the LOC109738839 gene encoding zinc-finger homeodomain protein 9-like, with translation MDVKYPNGSVKKVRQAAVAPGVEEVTYMECGRNHALASGGHVMDGCGEWMPLGDHNPADASSYKCAACGCHRNFHRKVMMKRSPPPPPPMVATVLHGLPQRREETLEDQLPGVDSDTDSDGTEYDSDATEYDSEGTDRPLGELQIQRLTAQRLPATAPPPHGVISKRKRSRTMFTADQKLRMQELSEHLGWRLQKRDKDIIEARCHDIGVSKNVFRNWMNNKKRKRLPQLASEPSCVTTIQPLSATPWAKITSADEESWWIVKTRVGRWEAIEIGTTIRSDSRLAPKVVFHGVPLEIMTILTTKLTAKDTWDTLRTIRLGVAHVYEATLATLSRHYSDIRFINCEMVETLPCASQA